In Pyrus communis chromosome 1, drPyrComm1.1, whole genome shotgun sequence, the following are encoded in one genomic region:
- the LOC137734657 gene encoding serine hydroxymethyltransferase, mitochondrial encodes MAMALALRRLSASGDKPIRPLFNAASHYYMSSLPNEAVYEKSGVTWPKQLNAPLEAVDPEIADIIEHEKTRQWKGLELIPSENFTSLSVMQAVGSVMTNKYSEGYPGARYYGGNEFIDMAESLCQKRALEAFRLDPAKWGVNVQPLSGSPANFQVYTALLKPHDRIMALDLPHGGHLSHGYQTDTKKISAVSIFFETMPYRLNESTGYIDYDQLEKSATLFRPKLIVAGASAYARLYDYDRIRKVCNKQKAILLADMAHISGLVAAGVIPSPFDYADVVTTTTHKSLRGPRGAMIFFRKGVKETNKQGQEVLYDYEDKINQAVFPGLQGGPHNHTITGLAVALKQATTSEYKAYQEQVLSNCSRFAQSLAEKGYELVSGGTENHLVLVNLKNKGIDGSRVEKVLEAVHIAANKNTVPGDVSAMVPGGIRMGTPALTSRGFVEEDFAKVADFFDAAVNLALKIKGEAKGTKLKDFVTALSAPHFQSETAKLRHDVEEYAKQFPTIGFEKETLKYKN; translated from the exons ATGGCGATGGCATTGGCGCTTCGCAGGCTTTCGGCTTCTGGGGACAAGCCCATTCGTCCCCTCTTCAATGCCGCCTCTCACTATTACATG tcATCTTTGCCCAATGAAGCTGTCTATGAGAAGTCTGGTGTCACT TGGCCTAAGCAGTTGAATGCTCCATTGGAGGCTGTGGATCCCGAAATTGCGGATATCATTGAGCACGAGAAAACCAGGCAATGGAAG GGGTTAGAACTGATACCCTCAGAGAACTTCACATCGCTCTCTGTCATGCAAGCAGTTGGGTCAGTTATGACCAACAAATACAGTGAAGGGTATCCCGGAGCTAGATACTATGGTGGAAATGA GTTCATTGACATGGCAGAATCCTTATGTCAGAAGCGTGCTTTGGAAGCTTTTCGGTTGGATCCAGCAAAATGGGGAG TCAACGTGCAGCCTTTATCAGGGTCTCCAGCAAATTTCCAGGTTTATACTGCATTGTTAAAACCTCATGACAGAATCATGGCACTTGATCTTCCTCACGGTGGTCATCTCTCCCATGGCTATCAG ACTGACACTAAAAAGATATCTGCTGTGTCAATCTTTTTCGAAACCATGCCATACAGACTGAATGAGAGCACCGGCTATATTGACTATGACCAG TTGGAGAAAAGTGCCACGCTATTCCGGCCAAAATTAATAGTTGCTGGTGCTAGTGCTTATGCACGTCTATATGATTATGACCGTATTCGTAAG GTCTGCAACAAACAGAAGGCAATATTGTTGGCAGATATGGCACACATCAGTGGGTTGGTTGCAGCTGGTGTCATTCCATCACCTTTTGACTATGCAGATGTAGTGACCACCACAACACACAAGTCACTCCGTGGCCCTCGTGGAGCCATGATTTTTTTCAGAAAGGGGGTAAAAGAGACTAACAAACAAGGGCAAGAG GTGTTGTACGACTACGAAGACAAAATCAATCAAGCTGTCTTTCCTGGACTTCAAGGTGGCCCGCACAACCACACAATTACCGGTTTGGCAGTTGCATTGAAacag GCTACTACTTCAGAGTACAAAGCCTATCAGGAGCAAGTTCTCAGCAATTGCTCAAGATTTGCACAG TCTTTGGCTGAGAAAGGCTATGAACTTGTTTCTGGTGGAACCGAGAACCATTTAGTTTTGGTGAATTTGAAGAACAAG GGAATTGACGGCTCCAGGGTTGAAAAGGTGTTGGAGGCTGTTCACATTGCAGCCAACAAAAACACTGTTCCTGGAGATGTCTCTGCTATGGTCCCGGGTGGCATCAGGATGG GAACCCCGGCTCTTACTTCTAGGGGATTTGTTGAGGAGGATTTCGCTAAGGTTGCAGACTTTTTTGATGCTGCTGTGAATTTGGCATTGAAGATCAAAGGAGAAGCTAAAG GAACAAAGTTGAAGGACTTTGTGACCGCATTGTCTGCCCCTCACTTTCAATCTGAGACTGCAAAGCTCCGCCATGATGTTGAGGAGTATGCTAAGCAATTCCCTACAATTGGGTTTGAGAAAGAAACCTTGAAGTACAAGAACTGA